A stretch of Shinella zoogloeoides DNA encodes these proteins:
- a CDS encoding succinylglutamate desuccinylase/aspartoacylase domain-containing protein, whose translation MERSEIIISGDTAGSEWRVPVFRFAGSDKAAPSVYIQAALHANELPGTALLHFLLERLRKADAEGAIRGDITVVPQANAIGLAQYHFGEMGGRFDLASRTNFNRDFPLVALAGRETLLENLDRRSAADQLKRSLLHMALGADLMLDLHCDDESLQYAYIDEAFWPEAADLAGELNMEAVFLSDGESTAFEEAVGHAFKHQGGEKLKSVPGRLAVTVELRGRRDVYPAMAERDAGGLWAFLAGRGVVSDPAHKAKAYTGPAVPLDNIEMVRAPAPGVVLFHRDIGETVKAGDLLATLIARPGEPDGAIEVKAGHDGLIATRASARYARRGEDLMKLACHEATRKDRKPGTLED comes from the coding sequence GTGGAGCGTTCCGAGATCATCATCAGCGGCGATACGGCAGGCAGCGAATGGCGCGTGCCGGTCTTCCGCTTCGCGGGCAGTGACAAGGCGGCGCCCTCGGTCTATATCCAGGCCGCGCTGCATGCCAACGAGCTGCCCGGCACGGCGCTCCTCCACTTCCTCCTCGAGCGGCTGCGCAAGGCGGATGCCGAGGGTGCGATCCGCGGCGACATCACCGTCGTGCCGCAGGCCAATGCCATCGGTCTCGCCCAGTACCATTTCGGCGAGATGGGTGGCCGGTTCGACCTTGCCTCGCGCACCAATTTCAACCGTGATTTCCCGCTGGTCGCCCTTGCCGGGCGGGAAACGCTGCTGGAAAACCTCGACCGCCGCAGCGCCGCCGACCAGTTGAAGCGCTCTCTGCTGCACATGGCGCTCGGCGCGGATCTCATGCTGGACCTGCACTGCGACGACGAATCCCTGCAATATGCCTATATCGACGAGGCCTTCTGGCCGGAGGCCGCCGACCTTGCGGGCGAACTCAACATGGAGGCCGTGTTCCTCTCGGATGGCGAAAGCACCGCCTTCGAAGAGGCGGTCGGCCATGCCTTCAAGCACCAGGGCGGCGAGAAGCTGAAGAGCGTGCCGGGCCGTCTTGCCGTCACCGTCGAGCTGCGCGGCCGTCGCGACGTCTATCCCGCGATGGCAGAGCGCGACGCAGGCGGCCTCTGGGCCTTCCTCGCCGGGCGCGGCGTCGTTTCCGACCCGGCGCACAAGGCGAAGGCCTATACCGGTCCCGCCGTGCCGCTCGACAATATCGAGATGGTGAGGGCGCCCGCGCCGGGTGTCGTGCTCTTCCACCGCGATATCGGCGAGACCGTGAAGGCGGGCGATCTTCTGGCGACACTCATCGCCCGGCCGGGCGAGCCGGACGGTGCAATAGAGGTCAAGGCCGGCCATGACGGGCTGATCGCCACCCGCGCCTCCGCCCGCTATGCGCGGCGCGGCGAGGACCTGATGAAACTTGCCTGCCACGAGGCGACGCGCAAGGACCGCAAGCCCGGCACGCTGGAAGATTAA
- a CDS encoding methylated-DNA--[protein]-cysteine S-methyltransferase, with protein sequence MTGKTHYLIFDTVGGPCGIAWTAAGVVRFQLPGEDAATTRRLLLRHLPEAEAAEPPPPVVRAVQAAQRYFAGEEADFTDIPLDLAGQSDFFLSVYDAARRVHWGETTTYGTLARDLGAGPEMAREVGQAMAKNPVALIIPCHRVLAAGNKVGGFSAPGGASSKVRMLALEGISFAPPEPAQQSFGF encoded by the coding sequence ATGACCGGCAAGACCCATTATCTGATCTTCGACACCGTGGGCGGCCCCTGCGGCATCGCCTGGACGGCGGCCGGCGTCGTGCGCTTCCAGCTCCCCGGCGAGGACGCCGCCACCACGCGCCGCCTGCTGCTGCGCCATCTGCCAGAGGCGGAAGCGGCCGAGCCGCCGCCGCCGGTCGTGCGCGCTGTCCAGGCTGCGCAACGCTATTTCGCGGGCGAGGAGGCCGATTTCACCGATATCCCGCTCGACCTTGCCGGCCAGAGCGATTTCTTCCTGTCGGTTTACGATGCGGCGCGGCGCGTGCATTGGGGTGAGACGACGACCTACGGCACGCTCGCGCGCGATCTCGGCGCCGGCCCGGAAATGGCCCGCGAGGTGGGGCAGGCCATGGCGAAGAACCCCGTCGCCCTCATCATCCCCTGCCACCGCGTGCTTGCGGCCGGCAACAAGGTCGGCGGCTTCTCCGCGCCGGGCGGGGCGTCCTCGAAGGTGAGGATGCTGGCGCTCGAAGGCATCTCCTTCGCCCCGCCGGAACCGGCGCAGCAATCGTTCGGATTTTAG
- a CDS encoding ArsR/SmtB family transcription factor: MESDAAILAFAALAQSTRLDVFRLLMEHGPDGVPAGEIARRLDVPHNTMSTHLATLTRAGLIDAERHSRSIIYRARLEAVHALTSFLVKDCCGGRPELCAPLIADLSPCCPPQSLAAKEAAHD; the protein is encoded by the coding sequence ATGGAATCAGATGCCGCCATCCTCGCTTTCGCCGCGCTCGCGCAATCGACCCGTCTCGACGTGTTCCGTCTCCTGATGGAGCACGGACCGGACGGAGTACCCGCAGGCGAGATTGCCCGTAGGCTGGATGTCCCGCACAACACCATGTCCACGCATCTGGCGACGCTGACGCGCGCCGGCCTGATCGACGCCGAGCGCCACAGCCGGTCGATCATCTATCGGGCAAGGCTCGAGGCCGTGCATGCGCTCACCAGCTTCCTGGTCAAGGATTGCTGCGGCGGTCGCCCCGAACTCTGCGCGCCGCTGATCGCTGACCTTTCCCCCTGTTGCCCGCCGCAATCCCTCGCCGCCAAGGAGGCCGCCCATGACTGA
- a CDS encoding arsenate reductase ArsC, with product MTDRIYNVLFLCTGNSARSILAESILTKDGAGRFRAFSAGSQPKGAVNPFALKVLGSFEYPTEGFRSKSWEEFAQPDAPIMDFVFTVCDSAAGEACPVWPGQPMTAHWGIEDPAAVEGPDIEKEKAFVAAFRYMRNRIAVFTALPVASLDKAALGTKLREIGRSEGATSPRPDVA from the coding sequence ATGACTGACCGCATCTACAACGTCCTCTTCCTCTGCACGGGGAATTCGGCCCGCTCGATTCTCGCCGAGAGCATCCTGACCAAAGACGGCGCAGGCCGCTTCCGCGCCTTCTCGGCCGGGAGCCAGCCGAAGGGCGCGGTCAACCCGTTCGCCCTGAAGGTGCTCGGAAGCTTCGAGTATCCGACCGAAGGCTTTCGTTCGAAGAGCTGGGAGGAATTCGCCCAGCCCGACGCGCCTATCATGGATTTCGTCTTCACCGTCTGCGACAGCGCCGCCGGCGAGGCCTGCCCGGTCTGGCCGGGCCAGCCGATGACCGCGCATTGGGGCATCGAAGACCCCGCTGCCGTTGAGGGGCCGGACATCGAAAAGGAAAAGGCGTTCGTCGCCGCCTTCCGCTACATGCGAAACCGGATTGCCGTCTTTACGGCTCTGCCCGTGGCAAGCCTCGACAAGGCCGCGCTTGGCACCAAGCTGCGCGAGATCGGCCGCAGCGAAGGCGCAACGTCTCCACGCCCTGACGTCGCGTGA
- the arsC gene encoding arsenate reductase (glutaredoxin) (This arsenate reductase requires both glutathione and glutaredoxin to convert arsenate to arsenite, after which the efflux transporter formed by ArsA and ArsB can extrude the arsenite from the cell, providing resistance.), with protein MDVIIYHNPDCGTSRNTLGLIRNAGVEPHVIEYLKTPPSRTMLEQLIARMGISARALLREKGTPYAELGLGDAALTDGQLLDAMMAHPILINRPIVVTPEGVRLCRPSEEVLDLLPPQRGAFVKEDGERVIDEHGRRVAAA; from the coding sequence ATGGACGTCATCATCTATCACAACCCCGATTGCGGCACCTCGCGCAACACGCTTGGCTTGATCCGCAATGCCGGTGTCGAGCCGCATGTCATCGAATATCTCAAGACGCCGCCGAGCCGGACCATGCTTGAGCAGCTCATCGCACGCATGGGTATCTCCGCTCGTGCTTTGCTACGCGAGAAGGGCACACCCTATGCCGAGCTTGGCCTTGGCGACGCGGCTCTGACTGACGGTCAGCTTCTCGACGCTATGATGGCGCATCCCATCCTCATCAATCGTCCGATCGTGGTCACGCCAGAAGGGGTGAGGCTGTGCCGGCCATCCGAGGAAGTGCTGGACCTGCTGCCGCCGCAGCGCGGGGCCTTCGTCAAGGAAGACGGCGAGCGGGTGATCGACGAACACGGCCGCCGCGTCGCGGCGGCTTGA
- the arsB gene encoding ACR3 family arsenite efflux transporter gives MSTFERYLTLWVALCIVAGIALGHLIPGVFHAIGAAEIAKVNLSVAALIWLMIVPMLVKIDFAALGQVKEHWRGIGVTLFVNWAVKPFSMAALGWLFVGYLFRPYLPAEQIGSYIAGLIILAAAPCTAMVFVWSNLTKGEPHFTLSQVALNDTIMVFAFAPVVGLLLGLSAISVPWDTLVLSVALYIVVPVIAAQVLRRRILANGGEPALKRFLDLLQPLSLVALLATLVLLFGFQGEQILAQPLVIALLAVPILIQVYFNSGLAYLLNRLAGEQHCVAGPSALIGASNFFELAVAAAISLFGFQSGAALATVVGVLIEVPVMLSVVWIVNRSKGWYERGEKPRAVAEAKR, from the coding sequence ATGTCCACCTTCGAACGCTATCTCACCCTTTGGGTCGCCCTGTGCATCGTAGCCGGCATTGCGCTCGGCCACCTCATACCGGGCGTCTTCCACGCCATCGGCGCGGCCGAAATCGCCAAGGTCAATCTGTCTGTCGCAGCGCTGATCTGGCTCATGATCGTGCCGATGCTGGTCAAGATCGACTTCGCCGCGCTCGGTCAGGTCAAGGAGCATTGGCGCGGCATCGGCGTCACGCTCTTCGTCAACTGGGCGGTGAAGCCCTTCTCGATGGCGGCGCTCGGCTGGCTGTTCGTCGGCTATCTCTTCCGACCCTACCTGCCGGCCGAGCAAATCGGCTCCTATATCGCCGGCCTCATCATTCTTGCCGCCGCACCTTGTACGGCGATGGTCTTCGTCTGGTCGAACCTGACCAAGGGCGAGCCGCATTTCACGCTCAGCCAGGTTGCGCTCAACGACACCATCATGGTGTTCGCCTTCGCGCCCGTCGTCGGGCTGTTGCTGGGTCTCTCAGCCATCTCCGTGCCGTGGGATACGCTGGTCCTGTCCGTCGCGCTCTATATCGTCGTGCCGGTGATCGCCGCGCAGGTACTGCGCCGCCGGATACTCGCCAATGGAGGCGAACCGGCGCTGAAGCGCTTCCTCGATCTCCTTCAGCCGCTTTCGCTGGTGGCGCTGCTCGCCACGCTCGTGTTGCTGTTCGGCTTTCAGGGCGAACAGATTCTTGCCCAGCCGCTCGTGATCGCGCTGCTCGCCGTGCCGATCCTGATCCAGGTCTATTTCAACTCTGGTCTCGCCTATCTCCTCAACCGGCTGGCCGGCGAACAGCATTGCGTCGCGGGACCGTCGGCTTTGATCGGGGCATCGAACTTCTTCGAGCTGGCGGTCGCGGCCGCCATCAGCCTGTTCGGCTTTCAGTCGGGCGCGGCGCTCGCCACCGTGGTCGGCGTGCTGATCGAGGTGCCGGTGATGCTCTCCGTCGTCTGGATCGTGAACCGCTCGAAAGGCTGGTATGAGCGCGGAGAGAAGCCCAGGGCCGTGGCCGAGGCGAAGCGCTGA
- the arsH gene encoding arsenical resistance protein ArsH, which translates to MLRDLPNIDGACLDVPTIDRLRAAPSTHPPRILLLYGSLRERSYSRFLTQEAERLLNHFGAETRIFNPQGLPLPDGAEVNHPKVQELRELSLWSEGQVWTSPERHGAMSGVMKAQIDWIPLSVGAVRPTQGRTLAVMQVSGGSQSFNAVNQMRVLGRWMRMVTIPNQSSVAKAFQEFNEAGRMKPSAFYDRVVDVMEELIKFTLLTRDVSTYLTDRYSERKESGEALMRRVNLTAAT; encoded by the coding sequence ATGCTGCGCGATCTGCCCAACATCGATGGCGCATGCCTAGACGTGCCGACAATCGACCGGCTCCGGGCTGCGCCTTCGACCCATCCGCCGCGTATCCTCTTGCTCTACGGCTCCCTGCGCGAGCGCTCCTACAGCCGCTTCCTCACGCAAGAAGCCGAGCGCCTGCTCAATCACTTCGGCGCTGAAACGCGCATCTTCAATCCGCAGGGCCTGCCACTGCCGGACGGCGCCGAGGTCAACCATCCGAAGGTCCAGGAATTACGCGAGCTCTCCCTCTGGTCGGAAGGTCAGGTCTGGACCAGCCCGGAGCGACACGGCGCGATGAGCGGAGTGATGAAGGCGCAGATCGACTGGATTCCACTCTCGGTCGGCGCGGTGCGGCCGACGCAGGGCCGCACACTCGCCGTCATGCAGGTGTCGGGCGGCTCGCAGAGCTTCAATGCCGTCAACCAGATGCGGGTGCTCGGCCGCTGGATGCGCATGGTGACGATCCCCAACCAGTCCTCTGTCGCCAAAGCGTTCCAAGAGTTCAACGAGGCTGGTCGGATGAAACCCTCCGCCTTCTATGACCGGGTGGTCGACGTGATGGAGGAACTGATCAAGTTCACGCTGCTGACGCGCGATGTCTCTACCTACCTCACCGACCGCTATTCCGAACGCAAGGAGAGCGGCGAAGCCCTGATGCGGCGGGTCAATCTGACCGCCGCGACCTGA
- the chrA gene encoding chromate efflux transporter, translating into MDHSPEQSKASVSEVFRVFLKLGLTSFGGPIAHLGYFRDELVTRRKWLSESAYADLVALCQFLPGPASSQVGFALGLTRAGWGGAFAAFLAFTLPSALILLALAMTATRLESPLALGVLHGLKIVAVAIVAQAVWGMAKNLCPDKERATIAVVAVLLLAWAPSAIGMMAAILLGVIAGLALGKGQVTIGDHLPVPVSRKAGLAAFALFVALLIGLPVLAGQAQGWALADSFYRAGSLVFGGGHVVLPLLQAETVTPGWVSNGAFLAGYGVAQAVPGPLFTFAAWLGAIMGPAPNGAAGAAIALVALFLPGFLILIGALPFWDQLRRTIWAQSAMQGANAAVVGILGAALYSPVFTSAIGGMPDFALALICFVALMVWKAPPWVVVLLAATGGAALTLVS; encoded by the coding sequence ATGGATCACAGCCCAGAGCAGTCAAAGGCAAGCGTCTCCGAGGTATTCCGCGTCTTCCTGAAGCTAGGGCTCACCTCCTTCGGAGGCCCGATCGCGCATCTGGGCTATTTCCGCGACGAGCTGGTGACGCGGCGAAAGTGGCTGAGCGAAAGCGCCTATGCCGATCTGGTGGCGCTATGTCAGTTCCTGCCCGGACCCGCCTCCAGCCAGGTCGGCTTTGCGCTCGGCCTGACACGGGCGGGTTGGGGCGGCGCGTTTGCCGCTTTCCTCGCCTTCACCCTGCCATCGGCTCTGATCCTCCTCGCGCTCGCCATGACGGCAACGCGGCTGGAAAGCCCGCTTGCGCTAGGCGTCCTGCATGGACTCAAGATCGTCGCCGTCGCTATCGTGGCGCAAGCCGTGTGGGGCATGGCGAAAAACCTCTGCCCCGACAAGGAGCGCGCCACCATCGCGGTCGTGGCCGTGCTTCTGCTTGCCTGGGCGCCAAGCGCCATCGGAATGATGGCCGCCATACTGCTGGGCGTAATCGCGGGGTTGGCCCTCGGCAAGGGACAGGTCACGATCGGCGACCATCTGCCGGTCCCGGTCTCACGCAAAGCTGGCCTGGCGGCCTTCGCGCTGTTCGTCGCCTTGCTGATTGGCCTGCCGGTCCTGGCGGGGCAAGCGCAAGGATGGGCGCTCGCCGACAGCTTCTATCGCGCCGGTTCACTGGTCTTTGGTGGCGGTCACGTGGTGCTGCCGTTGTTGCAGGCCGAAACCGTCACACCAGGATGGGTCTCCAATGGCGCCTTTCTCGCAGGCTATGGCGTGGCGCAGGCGGTGCCAGGACCGCTCTTCACCTTCGCCGCCTGGCTCGGGGCGATCATGGGGCCCGCCCCCAATGGTGCTGCCGGTGCGGCAATCGCTCTGGTTGCCCTCTTCCTGCCGGGCTTCCTGATCCTGATCGGCGCGCTGCCCTTCTGGGATCAGTTGCGCCGCACGATATGGGCGCAATCGGCCATGCAGGGCGCGAATGCCGCCGTCGTCGGCATTCTCGGAGCGGCGCTCTATTCGCCCGTCTTCACCAGCGCGATCGGCGGCATGCCGGACTTCGCACTGGCCCTGATTTGCTTTGTGGCGCTGATGGTCTGGAAAGCTCCGCCATGGGTTGTCGTACTATTGGCGGCCACGGGCGGGGCGGCGCTCACCTTGGTGTCGTGA
- a CDS encoding nucleotidyl transferase AbiEii/AbiGii toxin family protein codes for MAETFLLLSAQDRRDALGVAADRSGRPAHLFEKDVWVVWALSTLYAAPLGEHLVFKGGTSLSKAYQVIHRFSEDVDLTYDIRAIAPDLVGDNGEALPKTRSEEKRWSSEVRRRLPEWVAAVVQPVIADALATEGLAAAIRVEGDRLFIDYEPTATGSGYVAPSVMLEFGARSTGEPASLRDVVCDASGLIDGLIFPTARPRVMHAERTFWEKATAIHVFCHQDRLRGDRFARHWHDVARLDEAGLADAAFADRELANAVARHKSMFFAEKAADRTSIDYGAAVNGGLQLVPAGDGAKALEEDYVRMVEDGLLFDDAEPFEVLIERCADIAERANRSAT; via the coding sequence ATGGCTGAAACCTTCCTGCTCCTCTCGGCTCAGGATCGCCGCGACGCCCTTGGCGTCGCGGCGGATCGTTCGGGGCGGCCCGCGCATCTGTTCGAAAAGGACGTCTGGGTGGTGTGGGCGTTGAGCACGCTCTACGCGGCGCCGCTTGGTGAGCATCTGGTGTTCAAGGGCGGCACATCGCTGTCGAAAGCCTATCAGGTCATCCATCGGTTTTCCGAAGATGTCGATCTGACCTACGACATCCGAGCGATTGCGCCCGACCTGGTCGGGGACAATGGCGAGGCCCTGCCGAAAACGCGAAGCGAGGAAAAGCGCTGGTCCAGCGAGGTTCGTCGCCGGCTGCCGGAATGGGTCGCCGCTGTCGTGCAGCCGGTGATCGCTGACGCCCTGGCAACGGAAGGTTTGGCTGCGGCGATCCGCGTCGAAGGTGATCGGCTCTTTATCGACTACGAACCGACCGCAACCGGATCAGGCTATGTCGCCCCCAGTGTCATGCTGGAGTTCGGCGCGCGGTCGACGGGCGAGCCGGCCAGTTTGCGCGATGTCGTCTGCGATGCCTCTGGCCTGATCGATGGCCTGATATTCCCGACAGCGCGTCCGCGCGTCATGCACGCCGAGCGGACGTTCTGGGAGAAGGCGACCGCCATCCATGTCTTCTGCCACCAGGACCGGCTGCGTGGGGACCGCTTCGCCCGGCACTGGCATGATGTCGCCCGGCTCGATGAAGCCGGTCTTGCGGACGCTGCCTTCGCGGATCGCGAACTGGCGAACGCGGTTGCCCGCCACAAGTCGATGTTCTTCGCTGAAAAGGCCGCTGACCGCACGTCGATCGACTATGGCGCAGCCGTCAATGGCGGCTTGCAACTGGTCCCCGCCGGCGATGGCGCCAAGGCGCTGGAGGAAGACTATGTGCGCATGGTCGAGGATGGGCTGCTCTTCGATGATGCCGAGCCGTTCGAGGTTTTGATCGAGCGATGCGCGGACATCGCCGAACGCGCAAATCGCTCGGCGACATAA
- a CDS encoding DUF6088 family protein, which yields MTRLTEQILSHMAGLPEGASVSAKGLLHLGNRAAVDQALSRLAEREQLIRAGRGVYLRPVASRFGTRAPSVEQAVEALASQRGETIVSNGAAAANALGLTTQVPVRSVYLTSGRSRKMNLGKQVVELRHAPRWQLALANRPAGEAVRALAWLGPEKAETALRTLKRKLPPSAFGELVAAAPQLPTWLAQSVGKAAYG from the coding sequence ATGACACGGCTGACCGAACAGATTCTGTCGCATATGGCGGGTTTGCCCGAGGGCGCTTCTGTGTCCGCTAAAGGGCTGCTCCATCTCGGCAATCGCGCCGCGGTGGACCAGGCCTTGTCGCGTCTGGCCGAGCGCGAACAACTCATCCGGGCTGGGCGCGGTGTCTATCTCCGCCCCGTCGCCAGTCGGTTCGGGACGCGCGCGCCGTCGGTGGAACAGGCTGTGGAAGCCCTTGCCAGCCAGCGTGGCGAGACCATCGTCTCGAACGGTGCGGCGGCCGCAAACGCCCTTGGCCTGACGACGCAGGTGCCGGTTCGTTCGGTCTATCTGACCTCCGGGCGCAGCCGGAAGATGAATCTCGGCAAGCAGGTCGTGGAATTGCGCCATGCCCCGCGCTGGCAATTGGCTCTGGCCAACCGGCCGGCGGGAGAGGCCGTCCGGGCCTTGGCCTGGCTCGGCCCGGAGAAAGCCGAAACTGCGCTCAGGACATTGAAGCGAAAGTTGCCGCCCAGCGCCTTTGGCGAATTGGTGGCGGCCGCGCCGCAGCTTCCGACATGGTTGGCACAGAGTGTCGGGAAGGCGGCCTATGGCTGA
- a CDS encoding ArdC family protein, whose protein sequence is MFRKNHGARASSGRTSLYDDITDKIIAELEAGRAPWVQPWGSAAAKAPLAMPRNAATGRHYSGINVLILWGAVIQHGFPSQSWLTFRQALSLGGNVRKGEHGTTVVYADRFTPEDEKRRARETGEDAAAFPFLKRFTVFNAAQCDGLPDDIAAIAPPPPPGLIEPRVEALIEATGIDFRIGGDRAFYVPAHDYVQVPPPQAYFEPINWHRTALHELGHASGHASRLGRDLTGGFGTKKYAFEELVAEINAAFCCASLGIVPTVRHADYIGAWLEVLREDNRAIVRAASQASKAADWLLGFLPDADVGMAGHGREAA, encoded by the coding sequence ATGTTCAGGAAAAACCACGGCGCCCGCGCCAGTTCAGGCCGGACGAGCCTCTATGACGACATCACCGACAAGATCATCGCCGAGCTTGAGGCGGGCCGCGCGCCCTGGGTCCAGCCATGGGGATCGGCCGCAGCCAAGGCGCCGCTCGCCATGCCCCGCAACGCTGCGACCGGACGGCACTATTCCGGCATTAACGTGCTCATCCTCTGGGGCGCGGTGATCCAGCACGGCTTCCCTAGCCAGAGTTGGCTCACCTTCCGCCAGGCGCTGTCGCTGGGCGGCAATGTCCGCAAGGGCGAGCATGGCACGACCGTCGTCTATGCCGACCGCTTCACGCCGGAGGACGAGAAGCGCCGCGCCCGCGAGACCGGCGAGGACGCCGCCGCGTTTCCCTTCCTCAAGCGCTTCACCGTCTTCAACGCCGCGCAATGCGACGGCCTGCCGGACGACATCGCCGCCATCGCTCCACCGCCGCCGCCTGGCCTCATCGAGCCGCGCGTCGAGGCTCTGATCGAAGCGACGGGCATCGATTTCCGCATCGGCGGCGATCGCGCCTTCTATGTGCCGGCGCACGACTATGTGCAGGTGCCCCCGCCGCAGGCCTATTTCGAGCCGATCAACTGGCACCGCACGGCCCTGCACGAACTCGGGCACGCCAGCGGCCATGCCTCCCGGCTCGGCCGCGATCTGACCGGCGGTTTCGGCACGAAGAAATACGCCTTCGAGGAGTTGGTGGCCGAGATCAATGCGGCCTTCTGCTGCGCGTCTCTCGGCATCGTACCGACCGTCCGCCATGCCGACTATATCGGCGCCTGGCTCGAGGTGCTGCGCGAGGACAATCGCGCCATCGTCCGCGCCGCCTCCCAGGCCAGCAAGGCGGCCGATTGGCTGCTCGGCTTCCTGCCGGATGCGGATGTCGGCATGGCCGGCCACGGACGGGAAGCGGCGTGA